The Corvus moneduloides isolate bCorMon1 chromosome 5, bCorMon1.pri, whole genome shotgun sequence genome includes a region encoding these proteins:
- the FGFBP2 gene encoding fibroblast growth factor-binding protein 2, producing MKSFALLFLVVICGVGGLGQKLKPKKRSNGEEIKFRTKSKDVCTMTMSGDDEEMKLRIECKSQGMSYWCEFTGKPSVCRAFRNNPKIYWNQIAAELRKIPHACESMEALKTTMCQKAPPEALMRQIAAGVELEDLANQEKPVQKASIPVREAGQNSDPTQHGQGSENETEAMKLAREHCWESLHGVCSYLIGIFRG from the coding sequence ATGAAGAGTTTTGCTCTCCTTTTCCTGGTTGTGATCTGTGGTGTAGGAGGATTGGGACAGAAGCTGAAgccaaagaaaagaagcaatggTGAAGAAATCAAATTTCGGACTAAAAGCAAAGATGTTTGCACAATGACCATGAGTGGTGATGATGAGGAGATGAAACTTAGAATTGAATGCAAAAGCCAAGGCATGTCCTACTGGTGTGAGTTCACTGGCAAGCCATCAGTCTGTCGTGCTTTCAGAAATAATCCAAAGATCTACTGGAATCAGATTGCTGCGGAACTCAGAAAGATCCCACATGCTTGTGAATCCATGGAAGCATTGAAGACCACCATGTGCCAAAAGGCTCCCCCAGAGGCTCTCATGAGGCAAATAGCTGCTGGTGTGGAGCTAGAAGATCTAGCAAACCAGGAAAAACCAGTCCAGAAAGCTTCCATTCCTGTGAGAGAAGCGGGGCAAAACTCTGACCCAACCCAACATGGTCAAGGgtctgaaaatgaaacagaagcaaTGAAACTGGCACGGGAGCATTGCTGGGAATCCCTGCATGGCGTCTGCTCCTACCTCATTGGCATCTTTAGGGGTTAA